A genomic region of Micropterus dolomieu isolate WLL.071019.BEF.003 ecotype Adirondacks linkage group LG11, ASM2129224v1, whole genome shotgun sequence contains the following coding sequences:
- the supt7l gene encoding STAGA complex 65 subunit gamma, whose translation MMRYWGEIPGPAGAPPSRSSFDLLQREFRSVEMQDPPLHQPSAQRPRPTTMLDIPSEPCSLTIHTVQLCQHVRRLRGLLAAAQAQAQGQSSVSSEGGSRLEEADTNLPLHPPTPPAMPDDLLPADSKAPRQPFQLRHSDPESDFYKGKGEPVTELSWPSCRQLLYQSVATVLAHAGFESAQESVLETLTDVVHEHYLRLTRLLRVAVDREARLGASPFPDVVEQVFHEVGIGSVLALQRFWQVRIKDYHSYMLQVSKDLSVEYERLVNPEKALEDSKPLRIKEEPMSDISFPVSEEPEADLASGDQALPMGVLGAHGERLASGLDGDHSPHTSGGANNSPLWPQVKIEPQDGEDAQGAGHHHHHHHHGVLGGDVFEDGGPMSTMSESGGDMAPSPGGAASDGSFTSHSPDSLMGTSPVFNQRPKKRAKKM comes from the exons ATGATGCGTTACTGGGGTGAGATCCCGGGACCTGCGGGGGCTCCTCCCAGTCGCAGCTCCTTTGACCTGCTCCAGCGCGAGTTTCGCTCAGTGGAGATGCAGGACCCTCCCCTGCACCAGCCCTCTGCCCAGCGTCCGCGGCCCACCACGATGCTGGACATCCCCTCAGAGCCCTGCAGCCTCACCATCCACACAGTGCAGCTGTGTCAGCACGTCCGTCGCCTCCGTGGCCTCTTGGCAGCGGCCCAAGCCCAGGCTCAGGGTCAGAGCTCAGTGTCCTCTGAGGGTGGCAGCAGGCTGGAGGAGGCCGATACCAATCTGCCCCTGCATCCTCCCACCCCACCTGCCATGCCAGATGACTTGCTACCTGCGGACAGCAAAGCCCCTCGGCAGCCCTTCCAGCTCCGCCACAGTGACCCTGAAAGTGACTTCTATAA GGGTAAAGGCGAGCCTGTCACAGAGCTGAGTTGGCCCTCCTGCAGGCAGCTCCTCTATCAGTCAGTGGCCACCGTCTTGGCCCATGCTGGCTTTGAGTCAGCCCAGGAGAGCGTGCTGGAGACCCTGACCGACGTGGTCCATGAGCATTACCTGCGCCTCACCCGCCTGCTGCGGGTGGCGGTGGACCGGGAGGCTCGGCTCGGAGCCAGTCCCTTCCCAGACGTGGTGGAGCAAGTGTTTCATGAGGTGGGCATCGGCAGCGTGCTGGCCCTGCAGCGCTTCTGGCAAGTGCGGATCAAGGACTACCACAGCTACATGCTGCAG GTGAGTAAGGATCTGTCTGTGGAATATGAGCGACTGGTGAACCCAGAGAAGGCCCTGGAGGACTCCAAGCCCCTGAGGATTAAGGAGGAGCCCATGAGTGACATCTCCTTCCCTGTTAGTGAGGAGCCTGAGGCCGACCTGGCCTCTGGGGACCAAGCTCTGCCCATGGGGGTCCTCGGGGCCCACGGCGAGAGGCTAGCTTCAGGCCTGGACGGTGACCATTCTCCTCACACTTCAG GTGGGGCCAACAACTCCCCATTGTGGCCACAGGTAAAAATTGAACCGCAGGATGGCGAGGACGCCCAGGGGGCCggccatcatcatcaccaccaccaccacggTGTCCTGGGCGGGGATGTGTTCGAGGATGGGGGGCCCATGTCCACCATGAGCGAGTCAGGAGGAGACATGGCGCCTTCTCCCGGAGGCGCGGCGTCGGATGGCAGCTTCACTTCGCATTCGCCCGACTCCCTGATGGGCACCTCGCCCGTCTTCAACCAAAGACCTAAGAAACGGGCGAAGAAGATGTGA
- the LOC123978625 gene encoding kanadaptin, translating to MKERRLRYKAASQLLRKPGRHSLSHQINMAASPPSDVCVKNTDEDINCAMETDECSATEDAGDRQKKDSHESEPETKDTFKKPALFAAPSLASKRSNVSVAAPSKAKAAETTSVTENNDAEGVDTTSEDYSAPVNENKTTDKSKEEENKCGEGKKSPPPVKTKPEAKPRVLPTIGPPAGKFPPLPYTEPPWGGIAPEVPYALEILKNGTIVDKVPLTQRSYFVVGRLPVCDVSLEHPSISRYHAVIQYRRQGGERQCVGEERGFYVHDLGSTHGTVVNKNRIPPKTYIRLRVGHVLKFGGSTRLFILQGPEFDEEEESELTVTELRERARKQKAELERRMMGDGSDNEEEEEIEEGESNKSQSKLSNEDSGCSWGIAEEAVPEEDENEENPFSTEFHEDQEAAYLKDPKKALQGFYDREGEELEFEYEDKSHGSWLCRIKLPVDDAMGRQLVAEVTHTGKKKEAAIQCCLEACRMLEARGLLRQEAVSRKRKKKNWEDEDYYDSDDDTFLDRTGAVEKKRQERMKKAGKIEERPETFESLVAKLSEVEKELAETQKKLSAGKGDSSGSSSEDPLDAFMTAVRSEAAMDAVARRKLHMRVADLRKDAQRLRKLVELTRPAQMPALLPSGSSEPEKPKKTLPLFGAMKGGSKFKLKTGTIGKLPPKRPNLPAELFNMKELPPGAEEEEEEEEEQDAEKNEDNDDEECPTITETNLDSEESSVSMSQESAPSGRQRPQPAPSQEPKEQSHKQRRGEDSPEAAEQIPQRSSNKAVAPSSVESKAEGDTELAAEPSSRQNVKKKMMGPSKPPVQLSGQYPEDDPDYCVWMPPSGQTGDGRTHLNDKYGY from the exons ATGAAGGAGCGACGGCTACGATACAAGGCAGCTAGTCAG CTGCTCAGAAAACCCGGGCGACATTCACTGTCCCACCAAATAAACATGGCCGCCTCCCCGCCGTCAGACGTGTGTGTGAAAAATACGGATGAAGACATTAATTGTGCAATGGAAACGGATGAGTGCTCAGCCACGGAGGACGCGGGAGACCGTCAAAAGAAAGACTCACACGAAAGTGAGCCAGAAACAAAAGACACTTTTAAGAAACCGGCTCTTTTCGCAGCGCCTTCCCTCGCCAGCAAACGCAGCAACGTTAGCGTCGCTGCTCCGTCCAAAGCCAAAGCTGCCGAAACAACAAGCGTGACAGAAAATAACGACGCTGAAGGCGTAGACACTACGAGTGAGGATTATTCGGCTcctgtaaatgaaaacaaaaccacagacaaaagcaaagaagaggaaaacaaatgCGGTGAAGGCAAGaaatctcctcctcctgtcaaAACTAAGCCAGAAGCTAAACCCAGGGTGCTTCCTACTATAGGGCCCCCGGCTGGTAAGTTCCCCCCTCTCCCATACACAGAGCCGCCCTGGGGTGGCATCGCTCCGGAAGTCCCATATGCCCTAGAAATCCTTAAAAACGGCACCATAGTGGACAAAGTGCCCCTCACACAGAGAAGTTACTTCGTGGTTGGacgtttgcctgtgtgtgacgTCTCTTTGGAGCACCCCTCCATCTCCAGGTACCACGCGGTGATTCAGTACCGCAGACAGGGCggagagagacagtgtgtgggagaggagagagggttCTACGTCCATGACCTGGGCAGCACACACGGCACTGTGGTGAACAAGAACAGGATCCCTCCGAAGACCTACATCAGACTGCGCGTGGGACATGTCTTGAAGTTTGGTGGGAGCACGAGGCTTTTTATCCTGCAG GGTCCAGAGTTtgacgaggaagaggagtctGAGCTAACAGTGACAGAGCTGAGGGAGCGAGCACGAAAACAGAAGGCAGAGCTGGAGAGGAGGATGATGGGAGATGGTTCTGAtaacgaggaggaggaggagatagaggaaGGCGAAAGCAACAAGAGTCAGAGCAAACTGTCAAATGAAGACTCGGGCTGTTCGTGGGGAATAG CTGAGGAGGCCGTTCCAGAGGAAGACGAGAACGAGGAAAACCCTTTTTCAACAGAGTTCCACGAGGACCAGGAAGCTGCTTACCTGAAAGACCCAAAGAAAGCTTTGCAGGGTTTCTATGACAGGGAAG GAGAGGAGCTGGAGTTTGAGTATGAAGACAAAAGCCATGGCAGCTGGCTCTGCAGAATAAA GCTTCCGGTGGATGATGCCATGGGCCGGCAGCTGGTTGCCGAGGTGACCCACacagggaagaagaaagaagctGCCATCCAGTGCTGCCTGGAGGCGTGTCGAATGCTGGAAGCCAGAGGGCTGCTGCGCCAGGAAGCAG TGTCCCGTAAGCGCAAGAAGAAGAACTGGGAAGATGAGGACTACTACGACAGTGATGACGACACCTTCCTGGATCGAACCGGTGCCGTggagaagaagaggcaggagaGAATGAAGAAGGCGGGAAAGATTGAGGAGCGCCCTGAGACCTTTGAGTCATTG GTGGCCAAACTGTCAGAGGTGGAGAAGGAGCTAGCAGAGACTCAGAAAAAGCTCAGTGCTGGTAAGGGAG ACTCCTCCGGCTCTTCCAGTGAGGACCCGCTGGATGCCTTCATGACTGCAGTGCGAAGCGAGGCGGCGATGGACGCTGTGGCACGCAGGAAGCTTCACATGCGCGTGGCCGACCTGCGCAAAGACGCTCAGAGGCTCCGCAAACTAGTCGAGCTCACACGGCCCGCCCAGATGCCCGCGTTGCTGCCGAG TGGTAGCTCAGAGCCGGAGAAGCCTAAAAAGACCTTACCGCTGTTTGGAGCCATGAAGGGAGGAAGCAAATTCAAACTGAAGACTGGTACCATCGGG AAGTTGCCTCCTAAGCGCCCAAACTTGCCTGCAGAGCTCTTCAACATGAAAGAACTTCCACCTGGtgcagaagaggaggaggaggaggaagaggagcaggatgcagagaaaaatgaggataatgatgatgaagagTGCCCAACCATAACTGAGACTAATCTTGACTCTGAAGAGTCCAGTGTATCCATGTCTCAAGAGAGCGCTCCCTCAGGGCGGCAAAGACCGCAACCAGCACCGTCTCAAGAGCCAAAAG AGCAAAGCCACAAACAGAGGAGAGGTGAGGATTCTCCCGAAGCAGCTGAGCAGATCCCTCAGCGCAGCAGCAACAAGGCTGTGGCCCCATCAAGTGTAG AGTCCAAAGCAGAAGGCGACACAGAGCTAGCAGCAGAGCCCAGCTCCAGACAGAACGTGAAGAAGAAAATGATGGGCCCCAGCAAG CCACCAGTGCAGCTCTCGGGGCAGTATCCAGAGGACGACCCTGATTATTGTGTCTGGATGCCTCCTTCAG GTCAGACTGGAGACGGCCGCACACACCTCAACGACAAGTACGGCTACTGA